The segment AGAGACAATAAGAAATTTATTTGAGTTGTTCTAAGCGCTCTTTTTTACTGCCGATTTCTGTGATTTGGACACCGAAGTTACCATCTACAATCACCACTTCGCCAAGGGCAACTGGCTTATCACCTATTAAGACTTCAAGCGGATCATTTGCTAGCTGATTTAGCTCAATAACAGAGCCAATATCCATAGACAATACATCTTTTAATAGCATTTTTTTAGATCCTATGCGCACCCTAATCGGTAGCCTTACATCCATAATTAGCCCGATATTTCTAATCTCATCGCTTAGATCGTGCTTCTGCTCTGATTTATTCTCTTTTTGGTTTGAAGATTCTGCTTTATGAAAGTATTTATAAAACGCAAAATCAATACAAACCCCCATCATCTCGCTTAAATTCGCTATACCAACTTGATACAAAAACATCTTTTCAAATGAGGTAAAATCCAAAATTTGATTCTCATCGATATACTTAACTGCGTTGATAGTGAAATTTATCTTTGGCATATCCTTAGCCGCACCAAGGCTAGTTGTGATAGCGCTTAGCAAATTCGAAAATATCTCTTTTGC is part of the Campylobacter lanienae NCTC 13004 genome and harbors:
- the fliY gene encoding flagellar motor switch protein FliY yields the protein MIRFFEIFKNELSATIEGLTGATPQISDPAEYDAPTQNGIKTPVVIANIALSGDINGKMNIVASPLLLTAINDLMLGEEEPTGNVVIGDDELDAAKEIFSNLLSAITTSLGAAKDMPKINFTINAVKYIDENQILDFTSFEKMFLYQVGIANLSEMMGVCIDFAFYKYFHKAESSNQKENKSEQKHDLSDEIRNIGLIMDVRLPIRVRIGSKKMLLKDVLSMDIGSVIELNQLANDPLEVLIGDKPVALGEVVIVDGNFGVQITEIGSKKERLEQLK